The following are from one region of the Amycolatopsis sp. QT-25 genome:
- a CDS encoding FxsA family protein gives MAVAFLLYVVAEIAAVWAVGSAVGVLGTIALLFAGAFIGSWLARREGGRAFRAFAESARLGRPADAEKELTDGMLIGLGGLLILLPGFVSDVIGLLFILPPTRSVVRKVWQKRMASRAVKFANRTRGPVMVVDSEVVADTPPAETVKKQPPVIEGRIVEG, from the coding sequence ATGGCTGTCGCGTTCCTGCTCTATGTCGTCGCCGAGATCGCCGCCGTGTGGGCGGTGGGCTCGGCAGTTGGCGTGCTCGGCACGATCGCGCTGCTCTTCGCCGGTGCGTTCATCGGCTCCTGGCTCGCCCGCCGCGAAGGCGGCCGCGCCTTCCGCGCCTTCGCCGAGTCCGCGCGCCTCGGCCGGCCGGCCGACGCGGAGAAGGAACTCACCGACGGGATGCTGATCGGGCTCGGCGGGCTGCTGATCCTGCTGCCCGGGTTCGTCAGCGACGTCATCGGCCTGCTGTTCATCCTGCCGCCGACGCGGAGTGTCGTGCGCAAGGTCTGGCAGAAGCGAATGGCGAGCCGGGCGGTCAAGTTCGCCAACCGCACGCGCGGGCCGGTGATGGTGGTGGACAGCGAGGTCGTCGCGGACACCCCGCCCGCCGAGACCGTCAAGAAGCAGCCGCCGGTGATCGAAGGCCGCATCGTCGAGGGCTGA
- a CDS encoding dihydrolipoamide acetyltransferase family protein has translation MPEYKQFPLADTAEGLTEADILAWQVEPGDTVTVNQIVVEVETAKAAVELPIPWAGVITELLVEPGQTVEVGSPILTIDVDPDGKAAPAPAAAPVAEEPAEEEMKPLVGYGSKAVVTQRRARKGAAPAPTPVAVAPVPVAPVPVAPVTPSQSKGGYVPLAKPPVRKLAKDLGVDLHALTGTAEGGVITRDDVRAAANGSAPAIPVQSVVDSDYDPATRERRVPIKGVRKATAAAMVQSAYTAPHVTEFLTVDVTPMMEFREKLKKSREFAGVKVTPLTFAAKAVCLAAKRTPDVNAVWDEAAQEIVYKDYVHLGIAAATPRGLVVPKVRDADSMSLKELAIALTELTDVAREGKTTPAAMLGGTITITNVGVFGVDTGTPIINPGESAILCLGAIKDTPWVVDGEIKVRKVLQLSLSFDHRVVDGQQGSEFLADVGALLADPAVAITY, from the coding sequence ATGCCCGAGTACAAACAATTCCCCCTCGCCGACACAGCCGAGGGGCTGACCGAGGCCGACATCCTCGCCTGGCAGGTCGAACCGGGTGACACCGTGACGGTGAACCAGATCGTGGTCGAGGTCGAGACCGCGAAGGCCGCCGTGGAACTGCCCATCCCGTGGGCGGGCGTGATCACCGAACTGCTCGTCGAACCGGGCCAGACGGTGGAGGTCGGCTCGCCGATCCTCACCATCGACGTCGACCCGGACGGCAAGGCGGCCCCGGCACCTGCCGCCGCACCCGTGGCGGAAGAGCCGGCGGAAGAGGAGATGAAGCCGCTGGTCGGCTACGGCTCCAAGGCCGTCGTCACGCAGCGGCGTGCGCGCAAGGGCGCGGCTCCTGCCCCCACCCCGGTAGCCGTCGCGCCTGTCCCTGTCGCGCCTGTCCCTGTCGCGCCTGTGACGCCTTCGCAGTCGAAGGGCGGGTACGTGCCGCTGGCGAAGCCGCCGGTGCGCAAACTCGCCAAGGACCTCGGCGTCGACCTGCACGCGCTCACCGGCACCGCCGAGGGCGGCGTCATCACCCGTGACGACGTGCGGGCGGCCGCCAACGGTTCGGCTCCGGCCATCCCGGTTCAGTCCGTTGTGGACAGTGACTACGACCCCGCGACGCGGGAACGCCGGGTGCCGATCAAGGGCGTCCGCAAGGCCACCGCCGCCGCGATGGTGCAGAGCGCCTACACCGCCCCGCACGTCACGGAGTTCCTCACCGTCGACGTCACGCCGATGATGGAATTCCGGGAGAAGCTCAAGAAGTCGCGCGAGTTCGCCGGGGTCAAGGTCACCCCGCTGACTTTCGCGGCGAAAGCCGTCTGCCTGGCGGCCAAGCGCACCCCGGACGTCAACGCGGTGTGGGACGAGGCGGCGCAGGAGATCGTCTACAAGGACTACGTGCACCTCGGGATCGCCGCGGCCACCCCGCGCGGGCTCGTCGTGCCCAAGGTCCGTGACGCGGATTCGATGTCCCTGAAGGAACTCGCGATCGCGCTCACCGAGCTGACCGACGTCGCCCGCGAGGGCAAGACCACCCCGGCGGCCATGCTCGGCGGCACGATCACCATCACCAACGTCGGCGTCTTCGGCGTCGACACCGGGACGCCGATCATCAACCCCGGCGAGTCCGCGATCCTGTGCCTCGGCGCGATCAAGGACACCCCGTGGGTGGTCGACGGCGAGATCAAGGTGCGCAAGGTGCTCCAGCTTTCGCTGAGCTTCGACCACCGCGTGGTCGACGGGCAGCAGGGTTCGGAGTTCCTGGCCGACGTCGGCGCTCTGCTGGCCGACCCCGCGGTCGCGATCACCTACTGA
- a CDS encoding SCP2 sterol-binding domain-containing protein, with amino-acid sequence MRLSPPSRPRKTRTGGEHVVNAFAEKLELAKLSPEQFAQVLETLHMLGETGAGIELSSLETEVLVDVVQRASREQLKAIADHPELRSAFLDEIFRRMSDHFVPERARHVDFVVAWRFTDGDGEDGFDRFQTVIEDGVCVSSTDLARTPDTTITLSVDDFIRMATGNAAVAAMFVTGKVKVKGEYAPAVRFSGYFDIPKPSGS; translated from the coding sequence ATGCGCCTTTCCCCTCCGTCGCGGCCGCGCAAGACGCGCACCGGTGGCGAGCACGTCGTCAACGCTTTCGCGGAGAAGCTCGAGCTCGCCAAACTGAGCCCCGAGCAGTTCGCCCAGGTCCTGGAAACCCTGCACATGCTGGGCGAAACCGGGGCGGGCATCGAGCTGAGCTCGCTGGAGACGGAGGTGCTCGTCGACGTCGTGCAACGGGCGTCGCGGGAGCAACTCAAGGCGATCGCCGATCATCCGGAACTGCGTTCTGCTTTTCTCGACGAGATTTTCCGCAGAATGTCGGATCATTTCGTTCCGGAACGCGCACGGCACGTCGACTTCGTCGTCGCATGGCGTTTTACCGACGGTGACGGAGAAGACGGTTTCGATCGCTTTCAAACGGTGATCGAAGACGGTGTCTGCGTTTCCAGCACCGATCTCGCACGCACTCCGGACACCACCATCACCCTGTCCGTCGACGACTTCATCCGGATGGCGACCGGCAACGCGGCCGTGGCGGCGATGTTCGTGACCGGCAAGGTGAAGGTGAAGGGCGAGTACGCGCCGGCGGTGCGGTTCAGCGGGTATTTCGACATTCCGAAGCCGAGCGGGAGCTAG
- a CDS encoding MaoC/PaaZ C-terminal domain-containing protein, with translation MAVKELRESPSLSSLYPKALLGSLRKSDGNTLPGTEFVREGVVVDPAHLAAYNQVCGFRLDDVLPATYPHILAFPLQMALMTEADFPFPLLGMVHVANRITQHRQLRLDETFTLRVRAEDLRPHEKGKQFDVRSELLVNDGPVWTDVSTYLRRGGGSGEKASRGQLSQPSPTAIWQVPGDIGRRYAEVSGDRNPIHLHPITAKAFGFPAAIAHGMWTKAHALAAFEGRLPEAFTVDVKFKQPVLLPAKAAFTTWGEGDGWAFELWNARKPKPHLEGSVVAL, from the coding sequence ATGGCGGTCAAGGAACTCCGCGAATCACCGAGCCTGTCTTCGCTCTACCCCAAGGCGTTGCTCGGCTCGCTGCGCAAGAGCGATGGGAACACGCTGCCCGGCACCGAGTTCGTCCGCGAGGGCGTCGTCGTCGACCCGGCGCACCTCGCCGCGTACAACCAGGTGTGCGGTTTCCGGCTGGACGACGTCCTCCCGGCGACGTATCCGCACATCCTCGCGTTCCCGTTGCAGATGGCGCTGATGACCGAAGCCGACTTCCCGTTCCCGTTGCTGGGCATGGTGCACGTCGCCAACCGGATCACCCAGCACCGGCAGCTGCGGCTCGACGAGACGTTCACCCTGCGGGTGCGCGCCGAGGATCTGCGCCCGCACGAGAAGGGCAAGCAGTTCGACGTGCGCAGCGAGCTGCTGGTCAACGACGGTCCTGTGTGGACGGACGTCAGCACGTACCTGCGCCGCGGTGGCGGCAGCGGCGAGAAGGCTTCGCGCGGTCAGCTCTCCCAGCCGTCGCCCACCGCGATCTGGCAGGTACCCGGCGACATCGGCCGCCGGTACGCCGAGGTCTCCGGCGACCGCAACCCCATCCATCTCCACCCGATCACCGCGAAGGCGTTCGGCTTCCCGGCCGCGATCGCGCACGGCATGTGGACCAAGGCGCACGCGCTCGCGGCGTTCGAAGGCAGGCTGCCGGAGGCGTTCACCGTCGACGTCAAGTTCAAGCAACCGGTGTTGTTGCCCGCCAAGGCCGCCTTCACCACCTGGGGTGAAGGTGACGGATGGGCCTTCGAGCTGTGGAACGCGCGCAAGCCGAAGCCGCATCTGGAGGGCTCAGTCGTCGCTCTCTGA
- a CDS encoding alpha-ketoacid dehydrogenase subunit beta — translation MADLQKLTIGKAINLGLRRAMEEDPKVLVMGEDVGKLGGVFRITDGLQKDFGEQRVLDTPLAESGIIGTAVGLAVRGFRPVCEIQFEGFIFPGFDQISSQVAKLHYRTQGKIKMPIVIRVPFGGGIGAVEHHSESPESLFAHIPGLKVVSVSNAVDAYWGIQQAIKSDDPILFFEPKKLYHSGALKAEIDTDAAPGELFKSRVVREGTTATVVAYGPSVKVALDAAAAAEDEGKSLEVIDLRTLSPLDLEPVFESVRKTGRLIALSEAPSESSLTSEIAARVQQECFYSLEAPVLRVTGFDTPYPPAKLEEHYLPDLDRVLHTVDRSLAW, via the coding sequence ATGGCCGACCTCCAGAAACTCACCATCGGCAAGGCGATCAACCTCGGCCTCCGGCGCGCCATGGAAGAGGACCCGAAGGTCCTGGTCATGGGCGAAGACGTCGGCAAGCTCGGCGGCGTCTTCCGCATCACCGACGGCCTGCAGAAGGACTTCGGCGAGCAGCGCGTCCTGGACACGCCGCTGGCCGAATCGGGCATCATCGGCACCGCGGTCGGCCTGGCCGTCCGCGGTTTCCGCCCGGTGTGCGAGATCCAGTTCGAGGGCTTCATCTTCCCGGGCTTCGACCAGATCTCCAGCCAGGTCGCGAAGCTGCACTACCGGACCCAGGGCAAGATCAAGATGCCGATCGTGATCCGGGTGCCGTTCGGCGGCGGCATCGGTGCGGTCGAGCACCACTCGGAGTCGCCGGAATCGCTGTTCGCGCACATTCCCGGGCTCAAGGTCGTGTCGGTCTCGAACGCCGTCGACGCCTACTGGGGTATTCAGCAGGCGATCAAGTCCGACGACCCGATCCTGTTCTTCGAACCGAAGAAGCTGTACCACTCGGGTGCGCTCAAGGCCGAGATCGACACCGACGCCGCGCCGGGCGAGCTGTTCAAGTCCCGCGTCGTCCGCGAAGGCACGACGGCCACCGTCGTCGCGTACGGCCCCTCGGTGAAGGTCGCGCTCGACGCGGCGGCAGCCGCCGAGGACGAGGGCAAATCGCTCGAGGTCATCGACCTGCGGACGCTGTCCCCGCTCGACCTGGAGCCGGTGTTCGAGTCGGTGCGCAAGACCGGACGGCTCATCGCGCTGAGCGAGGCGCCGTCGGAGTCGTCGCTGACCTCGGAGATCGCCGCGCGCGTGCAGCAGGAATGCTTCTACTCGCTGGAAGCCCCCGTGCTGCGGGTGACCGGATTCGACACGCCGTACCCGCCCGCCAAACTCGAGGAGCACTACCTCCCCGATCTGGACCGGGTGCTGCACACCGTCGACCGTTCACTCGCCTGGTAA
- a CDS encoding ABC transporter ATP-binding protein, translating into MDLFMARGGRRRRPPSTVPDSGLTGPVDIPEPEPEALPKDLKSRLNRMWINIAGTVRGLPKVAKLTWQASPVLTIVITLVTLLSGLLPTATAYVAKLLIDSVVAAIQGHGTKSAIVGVALFQFGILVLTAVSQALTTYGQSLLQERMTLTIRHQVMNHASELHLSYFEGSASYDMLRQAAQEAPTRPLSMMNSALGLIRTLITFGSMIALLVSISPLLALVALVAPIPAFISQSKYGARAFWLTLMMSPLKRRMDYLSSLVTTDTYAKETKLFGLGPYFVDRFQRLGQVFYDRQRTLTRKRSLSSTSWGLLSTAAGSAIALYIALEAVGGRLTLGDLALYTAAAASVQTSVQGLFAAFSGMYENNLYLDTLYRFLGTKPEIIAPPEPRPLPSTVEGHIRFEEVSFTYPGAPEPALDGVSFEIRPGETVAVVGRNGAGKSTLFKLLCRLYDPTDGRILLDDVDIREYDPVELRRRISAMFQDYVTYQGTAAENIGLGDLTHLVDRERIETSAKRAGADERIERLPSGYDSPLGRWFDQGVSLSGGEWQKIALARAFLREAPILILDEPTSALDAQAEHDLFARLRELSAGRTTLYISHRFSTVRQAERILLLENGKVAEYGTHDELMAAKAGYAGLFTLQAAAYLDEAVG; encoded by the coding sequence CTGGACCTGTTCATGGCCCGCGGCGGCAGGCGCCGTCGTCCGCCGTCGACGGTGCCCGACAGCGGCCTGACCGGCCCGGTCGACATTCCGGAGCCCGAACCCGAAGCTCTCCCGAAAGACCTGAAGTCCCGGCTCAACCGCATGTGGATCAACATCGCGGGCACGGTCCGGGGCCTGCCGAAGGTCGCGAAGCTGACCTGGCAGGCGAGCCCGGTGCTGACCATCGTGATCACCCTGGTGACCCTGCTTTCCGGTCTGCTCCCGACGGCGACCGCGTACGTCGCGAAGCTGCTGATCGATTCGGTGGTCGCGGCGATCCAGGGACACGGGACGAAGAGCGCGATCGTCGGTGTCGCCCTCTTCCAGTTCGGCATTCTCGTGCTCACCGCGGTTTCGCAGGCGCTGACCACCTACGGCCAGTCACTGCTGCAGGAACGGATGACGCTGACCATCCGCCATCAGGTGATGAACCACGCCAGCGAACTGCATCTTTCGTACTTCGAGGGGTCCGCGTCCTACGACATGCTGCGCCAAGCCGCGCAGGAGGCTCCGACGCGGCCGCTGTCGATGATGAATTCGGCGCTGGGCTTGATCCGGACGTTGATCACCTTCGGCAGCATGATCGCGCTGCTCGTCTCGATCAGCCCGCTGCTGGCGCTCGTCGCACTCGTGGCACCGATTCCGGCGTTCATCTCGCAGTCGAAGTACGGTGCCCGCGCGTTCTGGCTGACGTTGATGATGTCCCCGCTGAAACGACGCATGGACTATCTGTCCTCTTTGGTCACCACCGACACCTACGCCAAGGAGACCAAACTCTTCGGGCTCGGCCCGTACTTCGTCGACCGGTTCCAGCGGCTCGGCCAGGTCTTTTACGACCGGCAGCGGACACTGACCCGCAAGCGCAGCCTGAGTTCGACGTCGTGGGGACTGCTCAGCACCGCCGCCGGATCCGCGATCGCGCTGTACATCGCGCTGGAGGCCGTCGGCGGCAGGCTCACCCTCGGCGATCTCGCGTTGTACACGGCCGCCGCGGCTTCGGTGCAGACGTCGGTCCAGGGCCTGTTCGCCGCGTTTTCCGGGATGTACGAGAACAATCTCTACCTCGACACGCTGTATCGCTTCCTCGGTACGAAACCGGAGATCATCGCACCACCGGAGCCGCGTCCCCTTCCGTCCACCGTGGAGGGACACATCCGGTTCGAGGAAGTGTCGTTCACCTATCCCGGAGCGCCCGAGCCCGCTCTCGACGGCGTGAGCTTCGAGATCCGGCCGGGTGAGACGGTCGCCGTCGTCGGCCGCAACGGAGCCGGGAAGTCGACGCTGTTCAAACTGCTGTGCCGGCTGTACGACCCGACGGATGGGCGGATTCTGCTCGACGACGTCGACATCCGCGAGTACGACCCGGTGGAACTGCGGCGGCGGATCAGCGCGATGTTCCAGGACTACGTGACCTACCAGGGCACCGCGGCGGAGAACATCGGGCTCGGCGACCTGACGCATCTCGTCGACCGCGAACGGATCGAGACGTCGGCGAAACGGGCCGGCGCCGACGAACGGATCGAGCGCCTGCCCAGCGGCTACGACAGCCCGCTCGGCCGCTGGTTCGACCAGGGCGTCAGCCTGTCCGGCGGCGAATGGCAGAAGATCGCGCTGGCCAGGGCGTTCCTGCGGGAGGCGCCGATCCTGATCCTCGACGAACCGACGTCCGCGCTGGACGCCCAGGCCGAGCACGACCTCTTCGCGCGGCTGCGGGAGCTTTCGGCGGGACGCACGACGTTGTACATCTCCCACCGGTTCTCCACGGTCCGGCAGGCGGAGCGGATTCTGTTGCTGGAAAACGGAAAGGTCGCCGAATACGGAACCCACGACGAGCTGATGGCGGCGAAGGCGGGCTATGCCGGGCTGTTCACCCTGCAGGCCGCCGCGTACCTGGACGAAGCAGTCGGCTGA
- a CDS encoding IS30 family transposase: MRVHRWLPRSVRVGFWDQVRAGVAAKPAARAVGLSPTTGVRLFRQAGGVIGNAPARPGPLRLSLAEREEIACLKAAGQGPRAIGRAIGRPASTVSRELARNTGSSGRYRAVSAQHTAENRAKRPKAAKLAADTVLREVVQDRLDRKWSPRQIARRLVLEFPDQPEMRVSHETIYQALYVQGKGALRRELTQALRTGRALRMPRRQAQARRARPAGRIPDMVNISERPAEVTDRAVPGHWEGDLILGKNNKSAIGTLVERSTRFVMLLHLPHGRDAATVAAAMTETIQTLPPLLLKSLTWDQGKEMAHHKKITLATGIDIYFCDPHAPWQRGTNENTNGLLRQYFPTSTDLSQHTAADLARVAAELNGRPRETLDWHTPAEALEALLSNQQTMRVATTM, translated from the coding sequence GTGCGGGTTCATCGGTGGCTGCCGCGGTCGGTGCGGGTGGGGTTTTGGGATCAGGTCCGGGCCGGGGTGGCGGCGAAGCCGGCGGCCCGGGCGGTGGGGCTGTCCCCGACGACGGGGGTGCGGTTGTTCCGGCAGGCTGGCGGGGTGATCGGTAACGCACCTGCTCGGCCTGGTCCCCTCCGGTTGAGCCTGGCCGAGCGGGAGGAGATCGCCTGCCTGAAAGCCGCGGGCCAGGGGCCCCGGGCGATCGGGCGGGCGATCGGCCGTCCGGCCTCGACCGTGTCCCGCGAGCTGGCCCGCAACACCGGTTCCTCCGGCCGCTATCGGGCTGTCAGCGCGCAGCACACGGCCGAGAACCGTGCGAAACGCCCGAAGGCCGCGAAACTGGCCGCGGACACCGTGTTGCGGGAGGTGGTGCAGGACAGGTTGGACCGTAAATGGTCCCCGCGTCAGATCGCGCGGAGACTGGTGCTGGAGTTCCCCGACCAGCCGGAGATGCGGGTGTCCCACGAAACGATCTACCAAGCACTGTATGTCCAGGGAAAAGGCGCGCTGCGCCGCGAACTCACCCAGGCGTTGCGGACCGGGCGGGCACTGCGGATGCCCCGCCGGCAGGCCCAGGCCCGCCGGGCCCGGCCCGCGGGCAGGATCCCCGACATGGTCAACATCTCCGAACGGCCCGCCGAGGTCACCGACCGCGCCGTCCCCGGGCATTGGGAAGGCGACCTGATCCTGGGCAAGAACAACAAATCCGCGATCGGGACCCTGGTCGAACGATCGACCCGGTTCGTGATGCTGCTGCACCTGCCCCACGGACGCGACGCCGCCACCGTCGCCGCCGCCATGACCGAGACCATCCAGACGCTGCCGCCGCTGCTGCTGAAATCCTTGACCTGGGACCAGGGCAAGGAAATGGCCCACCACAAAAAGATCACCCTGGCCACCGGGATCGACATCTACTTCTGCGACCCACACGCACCCTGGCAACGCGGAACCAACGAGAACACCAACGGACTACTCCGCCAATACTTCCCCACAAGCACCGACCTGTCCCAGCACACCGCCGCAGACCTCGCACGAGTCGCCGCCGAACTCAACGGCCGCCCCCGCGAAACCCTCGACTGGCACACACCCGCCGAAGCCCTCGAAGCACTACTCTCCAACCAACAAACAATGCGTGTTGCAACCACCATGTGA
- a CDS encoding TetR/AcrR family transcriptional regulator: MSADERRRMIVQSVLPLLVEHGAGVTSSQIARAAGIGEGTVFRVFKDKDELFATCFAEALKPDQVLDAIAVIDLDQPLDERLIEAADALSAHLQRMGALMAVMHGSGKRPEHRHDDRKDRRKESMSAMRDAMAELFEPEKDHLRLPPAQSAALFLSLLFSGRIRFSETGDEPTTMELVDVFLNGALGAA; this comes from the coding sequence ATGAGTGCCGACGAGCGGCGCCGGATGATCGTCCAGTCCGTGCTGCCCTTGCTGGTGGAGCACGGCGCCGGTGTCACCTCGAGCCAGATCGCCCGAGCCGCGGGCATCGGCGAGGGCACCGTCTTCCGCGTGTTCAAGGACAAGGACGAACTGTTCGCCACCTGCTTCGCCGAGGCACTGAAACCCGACCAGGTACTCGACGCGATCGCGGTCATCGACCTCGACCAACCCCTCGACGAAAGGCTCATCGAGGCGGCCGACGCGCTCAGCGCGCATCTTCAGCGGATGGGGGCGCTGATGGCGGTCATGCACGGCTCCGGCAAACGGCCGGAACATCGCCATGACGACCGCAAGGACCGGCGGAAGGAATCGATGAGCGCGATGCGCGACGCCATGGCCGAGCTGTTCGAGCCGGAGAAGGACCACCTCCGCCTGCCACCGGCACAGTCCGCGGCGCTCTTCCTTTCGTTGCTGTTCAGCGGCCGGATCCGGTTCAGCGAGACCGGTGACGAACCCACCACGATGGAACTGGTCGACGTGTTCCTCAACGGCGCCTTGGGGGCCGCGTGA
- a CDS encoding TetR/AcrR family transcriptional regulator, with product MSEEVPRPAERAKRLPRAVRERQILDAAVSVFSRYGYHSASMDEISEVAGVSKPMIYTYLGSKEDLFGACIRREATRLLEAVQDGIKPDLPPDMQLWHGLRAFYRFVADYRESWTVLHRQAMTVGGAFAAEITDMRTRAIELVAALVVSAGTRKGLGEQAEFSGAGLSAALVGAAESLADWALDHPDVSDGVLASWLMNLVWLGFNDLVEGEIWKPSESDD from the coding sequence GTGTCCGAGGAAGTACCGCGTCCCGCGGAACGCGCCAAAAGGCTGCCGAGAGCGGTGCGGGAACGCCAGATCCTGGACGCGGCGGTCTCGGTGTTCTCGCGCTACGGCTATCACTCAGCGTCGATGGACGAGATCTCCGAGGTCGCCGGCGTGTCCAAGCCGATGATCTACACCTATCTCGGCTCGAAGGAAGACCTCTTCGGCGCGTGCATCCGCCGCGAAGCCACCCGCCTGCTGGAAGCGGTGCAGGACGGGATCAAACCCGATCTGCCGCCCGACATGCAGCTTTGGCACGGACTCCGCGCCTTCTACCGGTTCGTCGCCGACTACCGCGAATCCTGGACGGTGCTGCACCGCCAGGCCATGACCGTCGGCGGCGCCTTCGCCGCCGAGATCACCGACATGCGCACCCGCGCGATCGAACTGGTCGCCGCGCTGGTGGTCTCCGCGGGCACCCGCAAGGGTCTCGGGGAGCAGGCCGAGTTCTCCGGTGCCGGGCTGTCCGCCGCGCTGGTCGGGGCGGCCGAGTCGCTGGCCGACTGGGCCCTCGACCACCCCGATGTCTCCGACGGCGTGCTCGCCTCGTGGCTGATGAACCTGGTGTGGCTCGGGTTCAACGACCTCGTCGAGGGCGAGATCTGGAAGCCGTCAGAGAGCGACGACTGA
- a CDS encoding DNA topology modulation protein FlaR yields MRRIMVVGCSGAGKSTFARRLGAALGLPVTHLDRLFWRPGWTQAPQDEFHAAQQEIVASEAWVIDGNYGASMHLRLPRADTVVFLDLPRRVCLRRVLVRSLREYGQDKQAPGCPERFDWEFYSYVWRWPKDHRDRTVRRLAEQGAHARRIVLGRPREAEEFLRRIG; encoded by the coding sequence ATGCGACGGATCATGGTCGTCGGTTGCAGCGGCGCCGGGAAGTCGACGTTCGCACGTCGGCTGGGCGCCGCTCTCGGCCTGCCGGTCACCCACCTCGACCGGCTCTTCTGGCGGCCGGGGTGGACGCAGGCGCCCCAGGACGAGTTCCACGCCGCGCAGCAGGAGATCGTCGCGTCCGAAGCCTGGGTGATCGACGGCAACTACGGGGCGTCGATGCATCTGCGGCTGCCGCGGGCCGACACGGTCGTCTTCCTCGACCTCCCACGCCGTGTCTGCCTCCGGCGGGTGCTGGTGCGGTCTCTGCGCGAGTACGGGCAGGACAAGCAGGCACCCGGCTGCCCCGAGCGCTTCGACTGGGAGTTCTACTCCTATGTCTGGCGCTGGCCGAAGGATCACCGGGACCGGACGGTGCGGCGGCTGGCGGAACAGGGGGCGCACGCGCGGCGGATCGTACTGGGCAGGCCGCGCGAGGCGGAGGAGTTCCTGCGCCGGATCGGTTGA
- a CDS encoding ATP-binding protein: MLFGELAEIITNLRDLGGDHAFVEAKRAETKLPKSVRETLSAFANTSGGVLILGLDEANGFEVTGVRNPAKMEADLAALCSENLEPPLRPLIGTHWFEGADLVVAEIPELP; encoded by the coding sequence ATGCTTTTCGGCGAACTCGCCGAGATCATCACGAACCTTCGTGATCTCGGTGGTGACCACGCCTTTGTCGAGGCCAAACGGGCTGAGACCAAGCTCCCGAAGAGCGTCCGCGAAACACTTTCGGCGTTCGCCAACACCAGCGGGGGCGTCCTGATCCTCGGTCTCGACGAGGCCAACGGGTTCGAGGTGACCGGAGTCCGCAACCCGGCGAAGATGGAGGCCGATCTGGCCGCGTTGTGCTCGGAGAACCTGGAGCCACCCTTACGTCCCCTTATCGGAACTCATTGGTTCGAGGGTGCGGACCTGGTGGTCGCGGAGATCCCTGAACTGCCGTAG
- a CDS encoding SCP2 sterol-binding domain-containing protein has protein sequence MTETVGLTGRALVDALERIEPDSAEAHSLDVNEVAGAIDPVKLGKDDVRRLLAALGRLAESAPAFDLRKVDPARFANLVARASRAQLESVVAERPLRDRVLREIFDRMGAHIRQDRAKTLHAVVHWRLSGGDGDGGYDRYQTVISHGACTVSRDMREKPRVTITIAPVDFFRLITHQATPAVLFVTGKIKVKGDLAFAAGLIGFFDLPRTHEPS, from the coding sequence ATGACCGAGACCGTGGGGCTGACCGGCCGCGCGCTGGTCGACGCACTCGAACGGATCGAGCCGGATTCGGCCGAAGCGCACTCTCTCGACGTCAACGAGGTCGCGGGTGCCATCGACCCGGTGAAACTCGGCAAGGACGACGTCCGGCGGCTGCTGGCCGCGCTCGGACGGCTCGCCGAGTCCGCGCCCGCGTTCGACCTCCGCAAGGTCGACCCGGCCCGCTTCGCGAACCTCGTCGCGCGCGCCTCGCGTGCGCAACTCGAGAGTGTCGTCGCCGAACGGCCGCTCCGGGACCGGGTGCTGCGCGAGATCTTCGACCGCATGGGCGCGCACATCCGGCAGGACCGCGCGAAGACCCTGCACGCCGTCGTCCACTGGCGGCTGTCCGGCGGCGACGGCGACGGTGGGTACGACCGCTACCAGACGGTGATTTCGCACGGCGCGTGCACGGTGAGCCGGGACATGAGGGAGAAGCCGAGAGTGACGATCACGATCGCACCCGTCGATTTCTTCCGGCTCATCACCCATCAGGCGACGCCCGCTGTGCTCTTCGTCACCGGAAAGATCAAAGTAAAAGGTGACCTGGCATTCGCGGCGGGGTTGATCGGTTTCTTCGACCTGCCGAGAACGCACGAGCCGTCCTGA